One Panicum virgatum strain AP13 chromosome 3N, P.virgatum_v5, whole genome shotgun sequence DNA segment encodes these proteins:
- the LOC120665128 gene encoding pentatricopeptide repeat-containing protein At1g11900-like: MGRLPTAAALLLLRRSLGATARLPAPRCLVRALLHEEQPTVGTNSPMTMTVRYLQWCGSDNDGNDEAIEAFKHYCSTIASTSASDASASSAYVEKLCKSGNLVDAVRVLHYLCDEQIHVSLHTFNMLLQQAAEANGFALFAKVFRYLLLSKLAPDSTSYMNVAKALQKLDGCELILNFVREILEITQGRDPTVINRIIFATAKYGDIDKSLVIFEELKKDRTSLDVVTFNTILDMLGKAGRVDQMLHEVKLMEELGHYPDIVTYNTIINCSRRLGRLDLCKRFCREMLERGVNPDLRTYTALIDCFGRAGHITEALEILDKMKMSHKPSVYVYRALISDMKKAGQFELAQKLSEEMNSSASDLVPEDFKQKNKGRCFRDKR; this comes from the exons ATGGGGCGGCTCCCCACGGCcgcggcgctcctcctcctccgacgcTCGCTCGGCGCCACCGCGCGCCTCCCCGCTCCG AGGTGTTTGGTGCGTGCCTTGCTACACGAGGAACAGCCCACTGTGGGCACTAATTCACCCATGACCATGACTGTGCGTTACCTCCAATGGTGTGGTTCAGATAATGACGGCAATGATGAGGCCATTGAGGCATTTAAGCATTATTGCTCGACGATCGCAAGTACTAGTGCTTCAGATGCCTCAGCATCTTCGGCTTATGTTGAGAAGCTCTGCAAATCTGGCAATCTTGTTGATGCTGTACGTGTTTTGCATTATCTGTGTGATGAGCAGATCCATGTCAGCCTACACACATTCAATATGTTACTGCAGCAAGCAGCTGAAGCAAACGGCTTTGCTCTTTTTGCCAAGGTATTCAGATACTTGCTGCTTTCAAAACTTGCTCCTGATTCAACTTCATATATGAATGTCGCCAAGGCCCTCCAGAAGTTGGATGGGTGTGAATTGATACTGAATTTTgtaagagaaattttggaaataaCACAGGGTAGAGATCCTACTGTAATTAATCGCATAATTTTTGCCACGGCTAAATACGGAGACATTGATAAAAGTTTGGTCATCTTTGAAGAGTTGAAGAAAGATCGAACCAGCTTGGATGTTGTCACGTTCAACACAATCTTGGACATGCTAGGGAAAGCTGGTCGTGTGGATCAAATGCTTCATGAGGTGAAGCTAATGGAAGAACTTGGCCATTATCCTGACATTGTGACATACAATACCATAATTAACTGCTCTCGAAGGCTTGGGAGATTAGATCTGTGCAAAAGATTTTGTCGGGAAATGCTTGAGAGAGGTGTCAATCCGGATCTTAGAACATATACAGCACTCATTGATTGTTTTGGACGGGCTGGCCATATTACTGAAGCCCTGGAAATACTTGACAAGATGAAGATGTCTCATAAACCTTCAGTTTATGTCTATCGCGCACTGATCAGTGACATGAAAAAGGCTGGACAGTTTGAACTAGCCCAAAAGCTATCTGAAGAGATGAATTCAAGTGCATCAGATTTAGTCCCTGAAGATTTCAAGCAAAAGAACAAGGGAAGATGTTTCAGGGATAAAAGATAA